In Gimesia panareensis, the genomic window ATTTTTTACCGAAGCCCGATGTGTCGCGCGACTGTTTCGACAGCCAGTCGCACGCCGGTTCCGGAAGACCTTCGTGTCCCCCCTGGAAAATTGTGACACGGGCCTGGCCTGACTTTCGGCGGAGATGAATGTCGCGGCCATAGGTGTCATCGGGGCTCTCATCTCCGGGCTGCGGGTTTTGCAACTTCCCCTGGTCCCACAATTGTTGCATCTCTGCTTTGGTGATCAAGGGGCTGTGATTCTGTTTGGCCAGTGCATTATAGGCATTAAGTGTGTGCATGAAGGGTACGGAGCCCGTCTGACCGTCCGTCACACCGGCATTCAGATCGAGGGGGACCTCGGTCGCACTGGCAATCCAGTACAGGGGAGAACGATCGCGGTACTGTGCATCGACCTCTTGGGATGTACCAGGCTTGCCCGTCAATGACTTGAGAATCATCTGGGCGTACCGCTGCGGTTTGCCATCTTTAACGTGAAAGCGATACCAGTCTGCCAGATCGCTGATACCGACCCAGGCGGAAGCCGCAGAGAAGCGATCGGGATGATGGCCCACCATGAGCATCGTCATGTGTCCGCCCCCGGAAGAACCGGCCAGGTAAATCCGCGACTGGTCGACATCGTAGTGTTTGATGACATAAGCGATCGCGTCCAGAATATCCTGGCGCGCCAGCCGCGAACCACAGGCTTCGGGCTGCTGATTGACGCCGCGGAAGTTCGGATGCAGGTAAATCCAGCCGCGCTGTTGCGCCTGCTTGAGCCACTTGGCGTTATTCTGTTTATAGTTGCCGCTCCAGGAATGCAGAAAGACGAACAGCGGCGTCGGTCTGGTCTTCGCGGACTCCGGCGCCCAGATCAGGGAGGGCTGCAGGCTCTGATCCAGCGTACTTTTGACTTCCATCAGCTTGAGGGCTGCATTGTCTGCCGGCTTCGCTTCAGGCGATTTTTCTGCGGCGGTCAACGTCTGACTGGATGACAGACACAGGGCCAGAACCAGAGCGGTAGAACACAATTTTTGAAGCATCAATCAAAACTCCTCAGTTAGCTGAATCAAAGGCTGCTGTTACTTGTCGTCTTCGGAATCGGTTTTCTCTTTGGCATATTCAATTTTGCCCCAGAGGTTGCCGCCCACTTTGCCATGCTGCCAGGTGCCGGCGTAGCGACCTTCGAAGAACATCACCCGTGAGGTAAATGCATTGCCCAGTCCGGGAATGGAAATATTGGTCAGCGAAATCACAGGGGTATCGCCGGCCCAGTAGACGTTGAGGGGAATGGGGACATTGACATCGTTGTCACCATACTTGATCCGGGCAGTCAACAGCCACTGATCGCCTTCCAGTTTTTTGGCAGAGGCGATTTCATAGCGTTCTTCCTTGAGCGGATTGCCATTCTCTCTGCCATCCACGGTAAAATGGCCCACCAGCGTGGCGCCCGACATTTCTTTCTCAAACTTCTTTTCCAGTTCCGCCTGCTTTGCGTCGTCGGCGAAAGTGGCACTCAGAGACAGCATCATTACACAGACGGCCAGTGAACTTTTCTTGAGAAAACTCATGATTTATGCCTCATCAATTGGTTGTGAATTTTCAGGGAGAAGCGAATTCGCTACGATACGTTCATCCTACACGATCTGAGCCTTCAGGTGAATCATACGGAAGCACAATGACAGATTCTGTTCCTCCATCCCAGTCTGACGACACCCCGGCATCCCAGTCTGACGACACCCCGGGCAGCGCCTGTCC contains:
- a CDS encoding alpha/beta hydrolase family protein, with amino-acid sequence MLQKLCSTALVLALCLSSSQTLTAAEKSPEAKPADNAALKLMEVKSTLDQSLQPSLIWAPESAKTRPTPLFVFLHSWSGNYKQNNAKWLKQAQQRGWIYLHPNFRGVNQQPEACGSRLARQDILDAIAYVIKHYDVDQSRIYLAGSSGGGHMTMLMVGHHPDRFSAASAWVGISDLADWYRFHVKDGKPQRYAQMILKSLTGKPGTSQEVDAQYRDRSPLYWIASATEVPLDLNAGVTDGQTGSVPFMHTLNAYNALAKQNHSPLITKAEMQQLWDQGKLQNPQPGDESPDDTYGRDIHLRRKSGQARVTIFQGGHEGLPEPACDWLSKQSRDTSGFGKKSD